CCAAGGGGCTTTCGAGCACCGTCAAGCAAGCCAAGAAGCTCGTGGAAAAAGAGCGCCCGGAAGTGTGGGACATCCTCGACGAGGTGATCCGCGAACATCCGGTGCTGCTCAACCGCGCGCCGACGCTCCACCGTCTGGGCATCCAGGCATTCGAGCCCGTGCTCATCGAAGGCAAGGCGATCCAGCTGCACCCGCTCGTCTGCTCGGCCTTCAACGCCGATTTCGACGGGGACCAGATGGCCGTCCACGTGCCGCTTTCGCTGGAAGCCCAGCTCGAAGCCCGCGTGCTCATGATGTCCACGAATAACGTGCTGTCGCCCGCCAACGGCGCGCCGATCATCGTGCCCTCGCAGGACATGATCCTCGGCCTCTACTACACCACGCTCATGCGCGAAGGCATGACGGGGGAGGGGATGTTCTTCTCTTCCATGGAGGAAGTGGAACACGCGCTCGCGAACGGCTCCGTGCATCTACACGCCAAGGTCACGGCACGCGTCAAGCAGATCGACGAGGAAGGCCAGGAGGTTTGGGAGCGGTTTGAAACCACCCCGGGCCGGCTTCGCGTTGGCGCGCTGCTGCCGCTCAACGCCAAGGCGCCGTTCTCCCTCGTGAACCGCCTGCTCAAGAAGGGCGAGGTGCAGAACGTCATCGACACCGTCTACCGCTATTGCGGTCAGAAGGAGTCGGTCATCTTCTGCGACCACATCATGACGCTCGGCTTCCGCGAAGCCTTCAAGGGCGGCATCTCCTTCGGCAAGGACGACATGGTCATCCCCGAAAGCAAATGGTCGATCGTCAATGACGTGCGCGAGCAGGTCAAAGAGTTCGAGCAGCAGTACATGGACGGCCTGATCACCCAGGGCGAAAAGTACAACAAGGTCACGGATGCCTGGTCGGTCTGTAACGACAAGGTCACCGAGGCGATGATGGACACCATCCGCGCCACGCGGAAAGACGAGAACGGCGCCGACATGGAGCCGAACTCCGTCTTCATGATGGCCGATTCCAAGGCGCGTGGCTCCGTCACGCAGATGAAGCAGCTCGGCGCCATGCGCGGCCTGATGGCCAAGCCCAACGGCGAGATCATCGAGACGCCCATCATCTCGAACTTCAAGGAAGGCCTGACCGTTCTTGAATACTTCAACTCCACCCACGGCGCCCGGAAGGGCCTCTCGGATACCGCTCTGAAGACGGCGAACTCCGGCTACCTGACGCGTCGCCTCGTGGACGTGGCGCAGGATTGCATCGTGCGCGAGAAGGATTGCGGCACCGAGCGCTCGATCACGGCCCAGGCGGCCGTGAACGACGGCGAAGTGGTGGCCTCGCTGGGCGAACGCATCCTGGGCCGCACCGCGGCCGAGGACGTGATGCGCCCGGGCACCGACGAGATCCTTGTCGAGAAGGGCGAGCTCATCGACGAGCGCAAGTCCGACCTCATCGAGGAAGCGGGCGTGCAGACGATGCAGATCCGCTCGCCGCTCACCTGTGACACCGAGGACGGCATCTGCGCCGCCTGCTACGGGCGCGATCTCGCGCGCGGCACGCAGGTGAACCAGGGCGAGGCCGTGGGCATCATCGCGGCGCAGTCCATCGGTGAACCCGGCACACAGCTGACGATGCGGACCTTCCACATCGGCGGCGTGGCCCAGGGCGGCGGTCAGCAATCGGTCCAGGAGACGAGCCAGGCCGGTAAGGTGGTCTTCCGCAACGCCAACACGCTCGATGCGGCCTCGGGCGACACGCTCAGCATGTCGCGCAACATGGTCATCGCGGTCGAAAACGAGCACGGTGCGGAGCTTGCCTCCTACAAGGTGGGCTTCGGCTCCAAGCTGCACGTCTCCGACGGGGACACCGTGCATCGCGGCGCCAAGCTCTTCGAATGGGATCCGTTCACGCTCCCGATCATCGCGGAGAAGGCGGGCACGGCGAAGCATGTCGACCTCACCAACGGTATCTCCGTGCGCGAAGAGACCGACGAGGCCACCGGCATGACGCAGAAGATCGTGTCCGACTGGCGCGCCGCGCCCAAGGGCAATGAGCTCGCGCCCAAGATCATCATCGCCGGCGCAGACGGCGAGCCGATCAAGCGCGAGGACGGTAACCCGCTGGCCTACGCGATGTCGGTGGATGCGATCCTGTCGGTGGAAGATCAGACCGAAGTGAAGCCGGGCGACATTCTGGCGCGGATCCCGCGCGAGGGCGGCGGCACCAAGGACATCACCGGCGGTCTGCCCCGGGTGGCCGAGCTCTTCGAGGCGCGGCGTCCCAAGGACCACGCCATCATCGCCGAGATCGACGGCTACGTGAAGTTCGGGCGCGACTACAAGAACAAGCGCCGGATCGCGATCGTGCCCGCCGATGAGAGCCTCGAGCCCGCCGAGTACATGGTGCCCAAGGGCAAGCACATCCCTGTGCAGGAAGGCGACTTCATCCAGAAGGGCGACTACATCATGGATGGCAACCCCGCCCCCCATGACATCCTCGCCATCATGGGCGTTGAGGCGCTTGCCGACTACATGATCGACGAGGTGCAGGCCGTGTATCGCCTCCAAGGTGTGAAGATTAACGACAAGCACATCGAGGTGATCGTCCGCCAGATGCTCCAGAAGTGGGAGATCCAGGACTCGGGCGAGACCACGCTCCTGAAGGGTGAGCACGTCGACAAGATCGAGTTCGATACCGCCAACGAGAAGGCGCTGGCCAAGGGCAAGCGCCCGGCGCAAGGCGAGCCGATCCTGCTCGGGATCACCAAGGCCTCGCTCCAGACGCGCTCCTTCATCTCGGCCGCCTCCTTCCAGGAGACGACCCGGGTCCTCACGGAGGCCTCCGTGCAGGGCAAGAAGGACACGCTCGTTGGCCTCAAGGAGAACGTCATCGTGGGCCGGCTCATTCCGGC
This genomic interval from Pseudomonadota bacterium contains the following:
- the rpoC gene encoding DNA-directed RNA polymerase subunit beta'; its protein translation is MNQELTNNPFNPMTPPKQFDEIKVSLASPERILSWSYGEIKKPETINYRTFKPERDGLFCARIFGPIKDYECLCGKYKRMKYRGVVCEKCGVEVTLQKVRRERMGHIELAAPVAHIWFLKSLPSRIGLMLDMTLRDLERILYFENYVVINPGLTDLTEGQLMSEEEFLDAQDTYGEDAFEANIGAEAIREMLAAIDLESTAEQLRADLAEATGELKPKKIIKRLKIVESFIESGNRPEWMILTVVPVIPPELRPLVPLDGGRFATSDLNDLYRRVINRNNRLKRLIELRAPDIIVRNEKRMLQESVDALFDNGRRGRVITGANKRPLKSLSDMLKGKQGRFRQNLLGKRVDFSGRSVIVTGPELKLHQCGLPKKMALELFKPFIYSRLEAKGLSSTVKQAKKLVEKERPEVWDILDEVIREHPVLLNRAPTLHRLGIQAFEPVLIEGKAIQLHPLVCSAFNADFDGDQMAVHVPLSLEAQLEARVLMMSTNNVLSPANGAPIIVPSQDMILGLYYTTLMREGMTGEGMFFSSMEEVEHALANGSVHLHAKVTARVKQIDEEGQEVWERFETTPGRLRVGALLPLNAKAPFSLVNRLLKKGEVQNVIDTVYRYCGQKESVIFCDHIMTLGFREAFKGGISFGKDDMVIPESKWSIVNDVREQVKEFEQQYMDGLITQGEKYNKVTDAWSVCNDKVTEAMMDTIRATRKDENGADMEPNSVFMMADSKARGSVTQMKQLGAMRGLMAKPNGEIIETPIISNFKEGLTVLEYFNSTHGARKGLSDTALKTANSGYLTRRLVDVAQDCIVREKDCGTERSITAQAAVNDGEVVASLGERILGRTAAEDVMRPGTDEILVEKGELIDERKSDLIEEAGVQTMQIRSPLTCDTEDGICAACYGRDLARGTQVNQGEAVGIIAAQSIGEPGTQLTMRTFHIGGVAQGGGQQSVQETSQAGKVVFRNANTLDAASGDTLSMSRNMVIAVENEHGAELASYKVGFGSKLHVSDGDTVHRGAKLFEWDPFTLPIIAEKAGTAKHVDLTNGISVREETDEATGMTQKIVSDWRAAPKGNELAPKIIIAGADGEPIKREDGNPLAYAMSVDAILSVEDQTEVKPGDILARIPREGGGTKDITGGLPRVAELFEARRPKDHAIIAEIDGYVKFGRDYKNKRRIAIVPADESLEPAEYMVPKGKHIPVQEGDFIQKGDYIMDGNPAPHDILAIMGVEALADYMIDEVQAVYRLQGVKINDKHIEVIVRQMLQKWEIQDSGETTLLKGEHVDKIEFDTANEKALAKGKRPAQGEPILLGITKASLQTRSFISAASFQETTRVLTEASVQGKKDTLVGLKENVIVGRLIPAGTGGATQRVRRIAATRDNVVIEARREEAEAAAALAAPVEGDDVVGGDEFDNLIVDTPESRE